In the genome of Actinomadura graeca, one region contains:
- a CDS encoding NADH-quinone oxidoreductase subunit N: MIQGIDYAAIAPPLILAVAAIGLLLADAFDAPRRVLGLLSGGSLAAALLAVAALAFGDRRATFCLPDGLRAGGPRSCSYVADDFTLLFQGIVLGAAVVVVLLSLQEITDSEIPVGEYHFLLLSAVIGALSLVAARDLVLLVVALETLSLPVFALAGLRRYDGRASEAALKLFLVSVVSAAIMLFGISLVYGATGAMHLDRIAAALERLPSDLDPVAAAGVVLVLAGFAFKVAAVPFHFWAPDVYQGAPLPVAAFLSVVSKAAGFAGLAIVLALGFPAYAHVWGPLVAVLAAVTMTLGNLLALRQRTAIRLLAWSSVAQSGYMLAPLSVGTHRLPEAVAATTAYVALYAVMNLGAFAVVIGFRRRAGAGPGPSDTLEDFRGLARGAPAVAAALAFFLICLAGLPPGVMGLFAKVVVFRATVAGGVTWLAVVMAANTVIGLYYYLAWAARLFAAPSGHVHDPAPGLPVRAAIAATAAGAAVLSVAPQIVLQTVTQVT; encoded by the coding sequence ATGATCCAGGGCATCGACTACGCGGCGATCGCGCCGCCGCTGATCCTCGCCGTCGCCGCGATCGGGCTGCTGCTCGCCGACGCGTTCGACGCGCCACGCCGCGTCCTCGGCCTGCTGAGCGGCGGGTCCCTGGCGGCCGCGCTGCTCGCCGTCGCCGCGCTGGCCTTCGGCGACCGGCGCGCCACCTTCTGCCTGCCGGACGGCCTGCGCGCGGGCGGCCCCCGCTCCTGCTCCTACGTCGCCGACGACTTCACGCTGCTGTTCCAGGGCATCGTCCTCGGCGCCGCCGTGGTCGTCGTCCTGCTGTCCCTCCAGGAGATCACCGACTCGGAGATCCCGGTGGGGGAATACCACTTCCTGCTGCTGTCCGCCGTGATCGGCGCGCTGTCCCTCGTCGCCGCGCGCGACCTGGTCCTGCTCGTCGTCGCGCTGGAGACGCTGTCGCTGCCGGTGTTCGCCCTCGCCGGGCTCCGCCGCTACGACGGGCGCGCCTCCGAGGCGGCGCTGAAGCTGTTCCTCGTCTCCGTCGTCTCCGCCGCGATCATGCTGTTCGGCATCAGCCTGGTGTACGGCGCGACCGGCGCCATGCACCTCGACCGGATCGCCGCCGCCCTGGAGCGCCTCCCCTCCGACCTGGACCCGGTCGCCGCCGCCGGGGTCGTCCTCGTCCTCGCCGGATTCGCGTTCAAGGTCGCCGCCGTCCCGTTCCACTTCTGGGCGCCGGACGTCTACCAGGGCGCGCCGCTGCCCGTCGCCGCGTTCCTGTCCGTGGTGTCCAAGGCCGCCGGGTTCGCCGGGCTCGCGATCGTGCTGGCCCTCGGCTTCCCCGCGTACGCGCACGTGTGGGGGCCGCTCGTCGCCGTCCTCGCCGCGGTCACGATGACGCTCGGCAACCTCCTCGCCCTCCGCCAGCGGACCGCCATCCGGCTCCTCGCCTGGTCGTCGGTCGCCCAGTCCGGCTACATGCTCGCGCCCCTGTCGGTCGGCACCCACCGCCTCCCCGAGGCGGTCGCCGCCACCACCGCCTACGTCGCCCTCTACGCCGTCATGAACCTCGGCGCGTTCGCCGTCGTCATCGGCTTCCGCCGCCGCGCCGGCGCGGGCCCCGGCCCCTCCGACACGCTGGAGGACTTCCGCGGCCTCGCCCGCGGCGCCCCCGCCGTCGCCGCCGCCCTCGCGTTCTTCCTGATCTGCCTCGCGGGCCTGCCGCCCGGCGTCATGGGCCTGTTCGCCAAGGTCGTCGTGTTCCGCGCGACGGTCGCGGGCGGCGTCACCTGGCTGGCCGTCGTGATGGCCGCCAACACCGTCATCGGGCTCTACTACTACCTGGCGTGGGCCGCGCGGCTGTTCGCCGCCCCGTCCGGGCACGTCCACGACCCCGCGCCGGGACTCCCCGTCCGCGCCGCCATCGCCGCGACCGCCGCCGGCGCCGCCGTGCTGTCGGTGGCGCCGCAGATCGTCCTGCAGACGGTCACCCAGGTCACCTGA
- the htpX gene encoding zinc metalloprotease HtpX encodes MQFNGVKTAALIAALSALMLTAGWVFAGRTGLTIAVVVALGTNGVAFLFSDRIALRSMRAHPVGEVEAPVLYRLVRELSTAARQPMPRLYVSETRQPNAFATGRNPRNAAVCCTRGILRMLDERELRAVLGHELSHVHNRDILISSVAAAIATVITYLSHLAIFLPIGRAEDDDGPGVLGALMMLVLGPVAAAVVQMGISRTREYAADAAGARLTGDPLALAAALRKIDAGTRAMPLPQDPELATTSALMIANPFSGAGIGRLFSTHPSTADRIARLERMAGPR; translated from the coding sequence GTGCAGTTCAACGGCGTCAAGACCGCGGCACTGATCGCTGCGCTGTCGGCATTGATGCTCACGGCCGGCTGGGTCTTCGCGGGCCGCACCGGGCTCACGATCGCCGTGGTCGTCGCACTCGGCACCAACGGCGTCGCCTTCCTGTTCAGCGACCGGATCGCGTTGCGCTCGATGCGCGCCCACCCGGTCGGCGAGGTCGAGGCGCCGGTGCTCTACCGGCTCGTCCGCGAGCTGTCGACCGCCGCCCGCCAGCCCATGCCGCGCCTGTACGTCTCCGAGACCCGGCAGCCCAACGCGTTCGCCACCGGCCGCAACCCGCGCAACGCCGCCGTCTGCTGCACCCGCGGCATCCTGCGGATGCTGGACGAGCGCGAACTGCGGGCCGTCCTCGGGCACGAGCTCTCCCACGTCCACAACCGCGACATCCTCATCTCCTCCGTCGCCGCCGCCATCGCCACCGTGATCACCTACCTGTCCCACCTGGCGATCTTCCTGCCGATCGGCCGCGCCGAGGACGACGACGGCCCCGGCGTCCTCGGCGCGCTGATGATGCTCGTCCTCGGGCCGGTCGCCGCCGCCGTCGTCCAGATGGGCATCAGCCGGACCCGCGAGTACGCCGCCGACGCCGCCGGGGCCCGGCTCACCGGCGACCCCCTCGCCCTCGCCGCCGCCCTCCGCAAGATCGACGCGGGCACCCGGGCCATGCCGCTGCCGCAGGATCCCGAGCTCGCCACCACCAGCGCCCTGATGATCGCCAACCCGTTCTCCGGCGCCGGCATCGGCCGGCTGTTCTCCACGCACCCCTCCACGGCCGACCGCATCGCCCGCCTGGAGCGCATGGCGGGCCCCCGCTAG
- a CDS encoding SRPBCC family protein → MVDILHRVGVKTPAPDKVYEALTTVDGLSSWWTGDTTGDGDVGGVLEFRFSAGYFHMKVIERKPSERVTWKVVEGPEEWVGTTIDWTLRQDGEYTIVLFKHEGWKEPAEFMHHCSTKWGSFLMSLKSLVETGEGAPAPRDVQISDWH, encoded by the coding sequence ATGGTGGACATTCTGCACAGGGTCGGAGTCAAGACGCCCGCACCGGACAAGGTGTACGAGGCGCTGACGACCGTCGACGGCCTCAGCTCGTGGTGGACCGGCGACACGACGGGGGACGGCGACGTCGGTGGCGTGCTGGAGTTCCGGTTCTCGGCCGGGTACTTCCACATGAAGGTCATCGAGCGGAAGCCGTCCGAGCGGGTGACGTGGAAGGTCGTCGAGGGGCCCGAGGAGTGGGTCGGGACGACGATCGACTGGACGCTGCGCCAGGACGGCGAGTACACGATCGTGCTGTTCAAGCATGAGGGGTGGAAGGAGCCCGCGGAGTTCATGCACCATTGCAGCACCAAGTGGGGTTCGTTCCTGATGAGCCTGAAGTCCCTGGTGGAGACGGGTGAGGGCGCTCCGGCACCGCGGGACGTGCAGATCAGCGACTGGCACTGA
- a CDS encoding ArsR/SmtB family transcription factor, which produces MSTSVAEEVDDDLWSAIGDPTRRRILDLLLADGVGTATTLGRRLPVTRQAVAKHLGVLDRAGLVRATPAGREKRYQVDDEQLARAVAQLSSVGAAWDARLRRIKRIAEAIQRSRQD; this is translated from the coding sequence GTGAGCACCTCGGTGGCCGAGGAGGTCGACGACGATCTGTGGTCCGCGATCGGGGACCCGACCCGGCGGCGGATCCTCGACCTGCTGCTGGCCGACGGTGTCGGGACCGCGACCACGCTGGGGCGGCGTCTGCCGGTCACCCGGCAGGCGGTGGCCAAGCACCTCGGGGTGCTGGACCGGGCGGGGCTGGTGCGGGCGACGCCGGCGGGGCGGGAGAAGCGGTACCAGGTGGACGACGAGCAGCTGGCCCGCGCGGTCGCCCAGTTGTCGTCGGTCGGGGCGGCGTGGGACGCCAGGCTCCGGCGGATCAAGCGGATCGCGGAGGCGATCCAGCGCAGTCGGCAGGATTGA
- a CDS encoding SRPBCC family protein, which produces MEFGTIEREIFVEASPEVVFGVVSSPDHLKEWWPDDARYELEPGAPGEIVFGDRDGDGTVVAFTVVDVRPPRTFSFRWTHPAGDVAEEGNSLLVTFDLTPSRGGTLLKMTETGFREMGWEAAVLEQQYREHVTGWDYYIPRLAPYVATLGVRR; this is translated from the coding sequence ATGGAGTTCGGGACCATTGAGCGGGAGATCTTCGTCGAGGCGTCGCCTGAGGTCGTGTTCGGGGTGGTGAGCAGTCCCGACCACCTCAAGGAGTGGTGGCCGGACGACGCCAGGTACGAGCTGGAGCCCGGGGCGCCCGGGGAGATCGTCTTCGGGGACCGTGACGGGGACGGGACGGTGGTGGCGTTCACCGTCGTGGACGTGCGGCCGCCGCGGACGTTCTCGTTCCGCTGGACGCATCCGGCGGGGGACGTCGCGGAGGAGGGGAACTCGCTGCTGGTGACCTTCGACCTGACGCCGTCGAGGGGCGGGACGCTGCTGAAGATGACCGAGACGGGCTTCCGGGAGATGGGCTGGGAGGCCGCCGTCCTGGAGCAGCAGTACCGCGAGCACGTCACCGGCTGGGACTACTACATCCCGCGGCTGGCCCCGTACGTCGCGACGCTGGGGGTGCGGCGGTGA
- a CDS encoding DUF4352 domain-containing protein gives MRKIAALVATAAGLLLLTACDTGTEPTAVQPAEEAKGAKAAGGKKPKPVPVAIKAKRATFEPGPLNTGGAFTCVKATVTNNTSKNLQINPFFFELTGGDGVKRKADVGEAEGEFDSMMLAPKEKATGLVCAKGRFAPKTITFTRDALGTNYRARVAA, from the coding sequence ATGCGCAAGATCGCGGCACTCGTCGCCACAGCCGCCGGCCTGCTGCTGCTCACCGCCTGCGACACGGGCACCGAGCCCACCGCCGTCCAGCCAGCCGAGGAGGCCAAGGGCGCCAAGGCGGCCGGCGGCAAGAAGCCGAAGCCGGTCCCGGTCGCCATCAAGGCAAAGAGGGCCACCTTCGAGCCCGGCCCGCTCAACACCGGTGGCGCGTTCACCTGCGTCAAGGCCACCGTCACCAACAACACCAGCAAGAACCTGCAAATCAACCCGTTCTTCTTCGAACTGACCGGCGGGGACGGCGTGAAGCGCAAAGCCGACGTCGGGGAGGCCGAGGGCGAGTTCGACAGCATGATGCTCGCGCCGAAGGAGAAGGCCACCGGGCTGGTATGCGCCAAGGGCAGGTTCGCGCCGAAGACGATCACCTTCACCAGGGACGCGCTAGGCACGAACTACCGCGCCCGAGTGGCCGCCTAG
- a CDS encoding YajQ family cyclic di-GMP-binding protein, giving the protein MADSSFDIVSKLDRQEVDNALNQAAKEVANRFDFRNVDAGIKWSGESIDIQANSEERANAVLDVLKDKLVKRGISLKAIDPGEPKVSGKVYKLGVGLKEGIAQEDAKKIGKIIRDEGPKGIKAQIQGDELRVSSKKKDDLQQVITLLKGKDLDVALQFVNYR; this is encoded by the coding sequence ATGGCCGACTCTTCGTTCGACATCGTCTCGAAGCTCGACCGGCAGGAGGTCGACAACGCGCTGAATCAGGCCGCCAAGGAGGTCGCGAACCGGTTCGACTTCCGGAACGTGGACGCGGGGATCAAGTGGTCCGGCGAGTCCATCGACATCCAGGCGAACTCCGAGGAGCGGGCGAACGCCGTGCTGGACGTCCTGAAGGACAAGCTCGTCAAGCGGGGCATCTCGCTGAAGGCGATCGACCCCGGGGAGCCGAAGGTCTCGGGGAAGGTGTACAAGCTGGGCGTCGGCCTCAAGGAGGGCATCGCCCAGGAGGACGCCAAGAAGATCGGCAAGATCATCCGGGATGAGGGGCCGAAGGGCATCAAGGCCCAGATCCAGGGGGACGAGCTGCGGGTCAGCTCGAAGAAGAAGGATGATCTTCAGCAGGTCATCACCCTCTTGAAGGGCAAGGACCTGGACGTCGCGCTCCAGTTCGTCAACTACAGGTAG
- a CDS encoding tyrosine-type recombinase/integrase — MDDITYDVRVYKTEVYKGKRVTTYTVRWKVARKPWKEPFRNSAQADSFRSSLLTAARKGEAFSVITGRPLSWKREENATTWFAFSLDYCAAKWPYASPNHRRGIAEALTDATEALLTTGDGAPAGSVLREALRTWAYSGRLQNGEIEPPEQLASAVRWLERNTVDMSDLAPDRQGPQLARQVLDRLSRRQDGAPAAGSTATRKRATFNNAMEYACEQRLLPVNPLTLVKWTRPRVAQTLDLRVVANPDQARRLLDAVRSQGKRGERMVAFFAVMYYAALRPEEAVDLRRDALVSLPDDGWGELRLTHAEPRSGSRWTDSGKPRDRQPLKHRAPGETRPVPIHPELVTLLRHHIKAFNIPADGRLFVGPRGGIMTDRTYLGAWHKARETALTPREAASPLAETPYALRHAAVSTWLGAGVPAAQVAEWAGHSVAVLLRVYAKCVAGQEEDAKRRITDATRPKDV, encoded by the coding sequence ATGGACGACATCACATATGACGTCCGCGTCTACAAGACCGAGGTCTACAAGGGCAAGCGCGTGACGACCTACACCGTGCGGTGGAAGGTCGCTCGGAAGCCCTGGAAAGAGCCGTTCCGCAACAGCGCACAGGCAGATAGCTTCCGGTCCTCGCTCCTCACGGCGGCACGCAAGGGTGAGGCGTTCAGCGTCATCACCGGCCGTCCGCTGTCCTGGAAGCGAGAGGAGAACGCCACCACCTGGTTTGCGTTCTCCCTCGACTACTGCGCGGCCAAGTGGCCGTACGCCTCGCCCAACCACCGGCGCGGTATCGCTGAAGCGCTCACGGACGCTACTGAGGCGCTGCTCACCACGGGGGACGGCGCTCCCGCGGGCAGCGTGCTACGCGAGGCCCTGCGGACCTGGGCATACAGCGGACGCTTGCAGAACGGCGAGATCGAGCCACCCGAACAGTTGGCGTCGGCCGTCCGATGGCTGGAGCGGAACACGGTCGACATGAGCGACCTCGCACCGGACAGGCAGGGACCGCAACTCGCGCGCCAAGTCCTCGACCGGCTGAGCCGTCGTCAGGACGGGGCTCCGGCGGCGGGTAGCACTGCGACCCGCAAGCGTGCGACCTTCAACAACGCCATGGAATACGCCTGCGAGCAGCGTCTTTTGCCGGTCAACCCGCTGACCCTCGTCAAGTGGACTCGTCCACGTGTGGCGCAGACACTCGACCTGCGGGTGGTCGCCAATCCCGACCAGGCGCGGCGGCTCCTCGACGCCGTCCGGAGTCAGGGCAAGCGCGGTGAGCGCATGGTCGCGTTCTTCGCCGTCATGTACTACGCCGCCCTTCGCCCTGAGGAAGCGGTTGACCTGCGGCGGGATGCCCTCGTTAGCCTGCCGGATGACGGCTGGGGCGAACTGCGGCTGACGCACGCCGAACCGCGTAGCGGCTCCCGGTGGACGGACAGCGGCAAGCCGCGGGACAGACAGCCTCTCAAGCATCGGGCGCCCGGCGAGACCCGGCCCGTGCCGATCCATCCGGAGCTCGTCACGCTGCTGCGCCACCACATCAAGGCGTTCAACATCCCGGCCGATGGTCGGCTCTTCGTCGGGCCGCGCGGCGGGATCATGACGGACCGGACGTACCTCGGGGCCTGGCACAAGGCGCGAGAGACGGCGCTTACCCCTCGTGAGGCGGCCTCACCGCTCGCTGAGACGCCGTATGCCCTGCGGCACGCTGCCGTATCGACGTGGCTCGGTGCCGGGGTGCCTGCGGCTCAGGTCGCCGAGTGGGCAGGGCACAGTGTGGCCGTTCTGCTGCGCGTCTATGCCAAATGCGTGGCCGGTCAGGAGGAGGACGCCAAACGCCGGATCACCGACGCGACCAGGCCAAAAGACGTCTAG
- a CDS encoding helix-turn-helix transcriptional regulator produces the protein MERQHVTTSKNRDTLTVPEVCAELQVSRSTFYDWRQKGRAPLCLVLPNGSLRVRRRDLDRWLSACEDAA, from the coding sequence ATGGAAAGGCAACACGTGACGACGTCCAAGAACCGTGACACGCTCACCGTCCCCGAAGTCTGCGCCGAACTTCAGGTCTCCCGCTCGACCTTTTACGACTGGCGCCAGAAGGGACGCGCTCCGCTCTGCCTGGTCCTCCCGAACGGAAGTCTCCGTGTCCGTCGCCGGGACCTTGACCGGTGGCTCTCGGCCTGCGAGGACGCCGCCTGA
- a CDS encoding replication initiator, giving the protein MPHSAPIVSDLAARDMAERFNRPDFNRWAARARATGGCAQPVHIRGRVEYRDPLTDALLHSYSTAGEPGGALRVACKSRRASRCPSCAETYRADTYQLVRAGLVGGKGVPASVSAHPAAFVTLTAPSFGPVHSRRTGTGGAVTSCHPRRNGGTCPHGRPVSCTLRHSTDDPRLGQPLCPDCFDYPGAVLWNAHAPELWRRFTLAFRRYIARSAGLRATEMREVLTVSFAKVAEYQRRGLVHFHAVIRLDGPAGPDAPPPGWATLDLLKAAVDHAAGAVTVNTPAAGGVPAKTHTWGVQIDVRPITATGELTDTAVAGYIAKYATKAAECVGTLDRRIRATDDLADLPVSGHARRLIAECLRLAEVDDFASMRLAEWAHMLGFRGHFSTKSRHYSTTLGRLRADRIEHNRREHAEITTGRLPFDDDAVLAISHWRYLGQGMTPGEALLTAAITGKPLARVDPSGS; this is encoded by the coding sequence GTGCCGCACTCTGCTCCGATCGTCAGTGACCTCGCTGCCCGTGACATGGCCGAGCGCTTCAACCGGCCGGACTTCAACCGCTGGGCTGCTCGCGCTCGCGCGACCGGCGGCTGTGCTCAACCGGTTCACATCCGCGGGCGGGTGGAGTACCGCGACCCGCTGACGGACGCCTTGCTGCACTCCTACTCCACCGCCGGTGAACCCGGCGGGGCGCTGCGGGTGGCGTGCAAGAGCCGCCGTGCGTCGCGCTGCCCGTCCTGCGCCGAGACCTACCGTGCCGACACCTACCAACTCGTCCGCGCGGGCCTGGTCGGCGGCAAAGGAGTCCCGGCGTCGGTGTCGGCGCATCCCGCCGCGTTCGTGACGCTCACCGCGCCCTCGTTCGGACCGGTGCACTCCCGCCGCACCGGGACCGGCGGCGCCGTCACCTCCTGCCACCCTCGCCGCAACGGCGGCACCTGCCCACATGGACGGCCCGTCTCCTGCACCCTCCGCCACTCGACGGACGATCCCCGCCTCGGCCAGCCGCTCTGCCCCGACTGTTTCGACTACCCGGGCGCGGTGCTGTGGAACGCTCACGCACCCGAACTGTGGCGCCGCTTCACCCTCGCCTTTCGCCGCTACATCGCCCGGTCAGCCGGTCTACGAGCCACCGAGATGCGCGAGGTCCTCACGGTCTCCTTCGCGAAGGTGGCCGAGTACCAACGGCGCGGCTTGGTGCACTTCCACGCCGTCATCCGACTCGACGGACCGGCCGGCCCCGACGCGCCCCCGCCCGGCTGGGCCACCCTCGACCTACTCAAAGCGGCCGTGGACCATGCGGCGGGCGCGGTAACCGTCAACACCCCGGCGGCTGGCGGGGTCCCGGCGAAGACCCATACCTGGGGCGTCCAGATCGATGTCCGACCTATCACCGCGACCGGGGAGCTGACCGACACCGCCGTCGCGGGCTACATCGCCAAGTACGCGACCAAAGCGGCCGAATGCGTCGGCACCCTGGATCGGCGCATCCGCGCCACTGATGACTTGGCCGACCTACCGGTCAGCGGCCACGCCCGGCGGCTGATCGCCGAATGCCTCCGCCTGGCCGAGGTGGACGACTTCGCCAGTATGCGGCTGGCCGAATGGGCCCACATGCTCGGCTTCCGCGGCCACTTCTCCACCAAGTCCCGCCACTACTCCACCACCCTCGGACGCCTGCGCGCCGACCGCATCGAACACAACCGGCGCGAACACGCCGAGATCACGACCGGGCGACTGCCCTTCGACGATGACGCCGTCCTGGCGATCTCCCACTGGCGCTACCTCGGCCAAGGCATGACCCCCGGAGAAGCACTCCTCACAGCAGCCATCACCGGCAAACCACTCGCCCGCGTCGACCCGTCCGGCTCCTGA
- a CDS encoding DUF2637 domain-containing protein, whose translation MTRRVLGAVADSAPVVVLAGIAAAGSFTHIRDTATDHGQHGWMAWAIAVCVDLTCVMAAGERQRDKLTRRDTSRLSWPTLVLVGGILLSLAANLAQADRSVWGWITAGTPAGAFLVAVSMLERRKGGKPAGLADSSASAVLAVPDSFGHPSPSSPGSPVVPSASSSPWVVWDTDRSESPTASSVSGQSSDAGEDSRDGQTSIPVPVDPSAVTPSSSSSPASSSGAAGPLVDFARRVAADHEAKHGRPITRDALRARLGVSDQLASDLLRQLRTQTTAPVA comes from the coding sequence ATGACTCGCCGCGTCCTGGGGGCGGTGGCCGACTCCGCTCCGGTCGTCGTCCTGGCGGGCATCGCGGCGGCCGGGTCGTTCACCCACATCCGCGACACCGCCACCGACCACGGCCAACACGGCTGGATGGCCTGGGCCATTGCCGTGTGCGTCGACCTGACCTGTGTCATGGCCGCCGGAGAACGCCAGCGCGACAAGCTCACCAGGCGGGACACGAGTCGGCTGTCATGGCCGACGCTGGTCCTGGTCGGCGGAATCCTGCTCTCCCTGGCCGCGAACCTGGCGCAGGCCGACCGGTCGGTGTGGGGCTGGATCACCGCAGGAACACCGGCGGGCGCCTTCCTGGTCGCGGTCTCCATGCTAGAGCGCAGGAAGGGCGGCAAGCCCGCCGGGCTTGCGGACTCCTCCGCCTCGGCTGTCTTGGCCGTCCCGGACTCCTTCGGCCATCCGTCCCCGTCCTCGCCCGGCTCGCCGGTCGTCCCGTCCGCGTCCTCGTCTCCGTGGGTCGTCTGGGACACCGATCGCTCGGAGTCCCCCACCGCTTCGTCTGTGTCCGGTCAGAGCAGCGATGCGGGCGAGGACTCCCGGGACGGTCAGACCTCCATCCCCGTCCCCGTCGACCCGTCCGCCGTGACGCCGTCCTCCTCGTCCTCGCCAGCCTCGTCGTCGGGCGCGGCAGGCCCGCTGGTCGACTTCGCGCGGCGAGTCGCCGCCGATCACGAAGCCAAGCACGGACGGCCGATCACCCGTGACGCGCTGCGCGCCCGGCTCGGGGTCTCCGACCAGCTCGCCTCCGACCTGCTTCGTCAGCTCCGCACCCAAACAACCGCGCCCGTCGCCTGA
- a CDS encoding FtsK/SpoIIIE domain-containing protein has product MTDFVVVLGVLAAAAAGLWAWRRFHPVSFWYGATFPARAVLVYLTWHHVASGCRLTRNRRRYRLTLDTVPVLGPAARNAATVVEQKRRVRRVDVERAPRLGLLRPTRLGWRMRLRLHDGQVPADYEKAAEGIAHAWCVHSVRVVDVRPGFVTLWATMRDPLTEVRLSPAPVELLRVRPGKLENGHDWVMDFRTVPHWLNAGATQSGKSNLANAIIRGLAPQPVALVGFDLKGGVEFTPYAPRLSALATTRTESVDLLSDLVGEVENRMAVCRAHGARNIWTLPEGLRPVPVVVLVDEVAELFLMADKSEKDEVSKTATALLRVAQLGRAFAVHLVVCGQRIGSDLGPGVTALRAQLSGRVCHRVNDPETANMTLGDLDPAALDAARAIPAETPGVCIVAGQDGAWHRARSVYVPEPEAEQAAREYAHLNPDWAGLVGSVPAVRPAA; this is encoded by the coding sequence ATGACCGACTTCGTTGTGGTGCTCGGCGTCCTGGCCGCTGCGGCGGCCGGGCTCTGGGCCTGGCGCCGGTTCCACCCGGTGTCGTTCTGGTACGGCGCCACCTTCCCGGCCCGGGCAGTGCTGGTGTACCTGACGTGGCATCACGTCGCGTCGGGCTGCAGGCTGACCCGCAACCGGCGCCGGTACCGCCTCACCCTGGACACCGTCCCGGTGCTGGGGCCCGCGGCTCGCAACGCCGCGACCGTTGTCGAGCAGAAGCGGCGGGTACGGCGGGTCGACGTCGAACGCGCTCCCCGGCTGGGTCTGCTCCGCCCGACCCGGCTTGGCTGGCGGATGCGGCTGCGCCTGCACGACGGCCAGGTCCCGGCCGACTACGAGAAGGCGGCCGAGGGGATCGCGCACGCCTGGTGCGTGCACTCGGTGCGGGTGGTCGATGTGCGGCCGGGGTTTGTGACGTTGTGGGCGACCATGCGGGACCCGCTCACCGAGGTGAGGCTGTCACCGGCGCCGGTGGAGCTGCTGCGGGTGCGGCCGGGGAAGCTGGAGAACGGGCACGACTGGGTGATGGACTTCCGGACCGTGCCGCACTGGCTGAACGCGGGGGCGACGCAGTCGGGCAAGTCCAACCTCGCGAACGCGATCATCCGGGGTCTGGCGCCGCAACCGGTCGCGCTGGTCGGGTTCGACCTCAAGGGCGGGGTGGAGTTCACCCCGTATGCGCCCCGGTTGTCGGCGCTGGCCACCACCCGCACAGAGTCCGTCGACCTGCTCTCCGATCTGGTGGGTGAGGTGGAGAACCGGATGGCGGTGTGCCGCGCGCACGGTGCCCGCAACATCTGGACGCTGCCGGAGGGGCTGCGGCCGGTGCCGGTCGTGGTCTTGGTGGACGAGGTCGCCGAGCTGTTCCTGATGGCCGACAAGTCAGAGAAGGACGAGGTGTCCAAGACCGCTACCGCGCTGTTGCGGGTGGCGCAGCTGGGCCGGGCGTTCGCGGTCCACCTGGTCGTGTGCGGTCAGCGCATCGGGTCCGATCTGGGGCCTGGTGTCACGGCGCTGCGGGCGCAGTTGTCGGGGCGGGTGTGCCACCGGGTGAACGATCCGGAGACGGCGAACATGACGCTGGGCGACCTGGACCCGGCCGCGCTGGACGCCGCCCGCGCCATCCCGGCCGAGACACCCGGGGTGTGCATCGTCGCCGGGCAAGACGGCGCGTGGCACCGCGCCCGCTCGGTCTACGTCCCCGAGCCTGAGGCCGAACAGGCGGCTCGTGAGTACGCGCACCTGAACCCGGACTGGGCGGGTCTCGTCGGCTCGGTCCCGGCCGTCCGTCCGGCCGCCTGA